Below is a genomic region from Pseudomonas sp. JQ170C.
CGGGCACCAGGTGCAAATTGGATCTGCCAAGCGTGATGCCGGTGAGTAGCTATATGGAGGAAGGGAATAGGTCGGCAGAACACCGGAGAGGTAGCGTGTACGGAACGTGAATCACGCAGGTTATCAGCGTGTAGTTCTGTGCTTCTTTTGAGACAACGTGAACAGCTGCGGGCGGCTCAACGTATTGATTTTACTGGCTTTGCCAGTGGCAACTATGATTTAGGTTCCAGCGGCGCAAGCTGTAAGAGTTCGAGTCTCTTCGTCCGCACCATCCAAGCTTTCACCGCCCTTCGCTGAAGCGTGAGAAAGCACAGAAAAAGCCGCCTAGTGCGGCTTTTTTCGTTTCTGGCGATTCACTTTCCTTTCCTCTGTCCCCCCTCCTCGTGTTCATTTCTGCCAAAATTCCCGGCTTCGAGATTCCTGGATATTCGTCGTGGACAAAGAAATGGACATCGCCCGCACCGACAGGCCAGCCAATTGGCAGGTCTATTACGACCACCACAAGGACCGCCCGGCTTCGGCGTTGCTTCGATCGGCGTTGCCGCTGATCAGTACCGGCGAATTGAGCGGGCATGCCGTGGATCTTGGGTGCGGTGCCGGCAATGACAGCAGGTATCTGCTGGAGGCCGGGTGGCGGGTACTGGCGATTGATCGCGAGGAAAGTGCGATCAATCGGGTAGCGACATTGTGTGAGGGGTTCCCCAAGGGGCAGCTACACACGCGAGTGCAGGCGTTTGAAAGCCTGGCGCCGCTGCCGCAGTCGTCACTCGTGTTTGCCGGTATGGCCTTGCCGTTTTGTCATCCGGAGCATTTCACCGCCTTGTGGGCGAATGTTTTGTCGGCGTTGGAGCCCGGGGCTGTTTTTGCGGGAAATCTGTTCGGCGACAGGGATAGCTGGTCTGGGCGGGCATTCATGAATTTCCACACTGAAGCGCAAGCCCGGGCGCTTTTTGAAGGCCTTGAGCTGCAGTTTTTTCATGTGCATGAAGAAGATGGTCCCTGCATGCAGGGCTTCAAGCATTGGCACCGGTTTGACTTCATTGCAAAGAAACCAGAAAGCAGCGTCACGGTTCAAGGTTTCGGTGCAGGACGTTAATGTGCCACTCACCGCACTTCGCTGAAGTGTGAAAAAGCACAAGAGAAAGCCGCCTGGTGCGGCCTTCTCTGTGGTGTGGTTTCGTTCATAGCCCCTGCGAAACGGAACACGGTACTTGGGAAATACCGGTGACACTTCAGGTTCATGCCTAAAAAATTTGTCTGCGCGTCACAATCTCCAGTTTGATCTGAAGTTTGTGGTTGATGACTTCGTTTCTCTCCCAAAATACCTGCTGGATATCCTTGACTCGAAACTCCTCCTCGGGGGTGGGGGTTTTGCTCCATGACGTTAGCGACAATGCGTTATGGGCAAAGCGGTCTCCAACAGCGATGGCTTGAAACGGTGTTAATGCTCGAGCGTTCCAGATGGCCTCGGTATTGAATGAATCGACGTGGAGCGCGAGCCTGTAAACGATTTTCTTGGTTTCCATGGTTGTCCTCGGCGAGGGGGAATGGTTGTGGGCGGATCATAAAATAGGCAGGCCAGATGGAGTTGATGCTGTATCCGTTACTCTCTCGGTGATAAATCAGCCGCAGGCGTAAGGAAAATTGCTTGTCCGGCCCTGGGTATCCATATTTTTAAATAGTTCTGATTTTCATTTCCCCTTTTCGCTGCTTCGCGTGACCTCTCTACAAAGATCATTTTTCAATGTTCAGGGAGCGCCAAGTGAAGAGCACACAGCCAGCCGCCGTGCAGCGGTTGCAGCACAACAACACGAGCAATGCAGTCAAGGTGGCGCGTGGTGCGCTGACGGCCCTGGCACTGGCGGGTGGGCTGGCGGGCGGCTCGGTGGCGGTTGCAAGTGAGGTGAAGGCGACCCAGCAGGCCAATGCCCGCAAGCATTACGAGATTCCGTCCGGCCCCCTGGCGCCTGCCTTGAACCAGTTGGCCGGGGCAACCGGCATCATGCTGACCTACGCACCCGAACTCAGTGAGAACCGCAGCACCCAAGGGCTTAACGGCGACTACACCCTCAAGGAAGCCTTCGACCTGCTATTGATGGGCACGGGGCTGTGGATCGAGCGCCTCAAAGACCGCACTTATGTGCTGCGGGTCAATGAGCAGCGTTCCGATGCCCTGGAGGTGGCGCCGACCATGGTCGGGGCACTGGCCGAACGGCCGGGTGCTATCCAGAGCAGTCGCGAGGCACACCCGGAGCGCCAGGACCTGAACAGCCTGGTGCGCTCCATGCCGGGCACCTACACCATGCATTCGCGCAGCCAGCCGGGCGTGTCGGTGAATATCCGGGGCTTGTCGGGCCTGGGGCGGGTCAACACCATGATCGATGGCGTCACCCAGACCTTCCGCAATAACGCCGGTCACGGTTCGGGCGGGCCAATGGCCTTTGTCGATCCTAACCTGCTGGCGGGGGTGGACGTTCAGCGCGGCTCGGTGGACGGCGCCGAAGGGGCGAATACCCTGGGTGGCACGGCGAACTTTCGTACCTTCGATATCGACGACATCGTCAAGCCCGACCACCGCGTGGGCTTTCGTTCTACCTACCGCACCGGCAACAACGGCTACGGCAATACCCGTATGTTCGCGGCTGGCGCCAGGACGCAGCCAGAAGATGTCGAAGGCGTGTACGGCATTGTCGCGGCCGTCAGCAGTACCCAGACCGGCGAGTACGAGACCAGCTCCGGGCAGACCAACGAGTACGACACCACCAAGCAGAATCCGCGCTCCGGCTTGCTCAAGTTGCGCCTGCAGCCCAATGACATGCACCGGCTTGACCTCAGTGGGGTCAAGTACCGCAACGAGTTCTACCACAACTACCCCTGGCAGCTGGACAACGAAACCTACCGGGCCAAATACGCCTACACCCCCTACAGCGAATGGGTGAACCTGACGGCCAATGCCTACCAGAACAAGACCGAGCTTGAGTACCCGCCGGTAGAGGACTCCAGCTACATCGGCCGCAAGACCAGTGACGATGCGCACGGCTTCGACTTCACCAACGTCAGTCGTTTCAACCTGGGCCTGGTGGAGGCCAGCTGGAGCAATGGCGCGCGTTACTACACCGACGACTTCGTCGCCAAGACCCCGGAAAAACGCGGCGCTAACCCCGAAGGCAAACAGGCCACCCACAGCGTGTTCAGCACCCTGGAGCTCAATTACGACATCTATGCCCTGACGCTGGCAGGCCATTACGACGGCTACAAGGTCAGTGGTCACGTGCCCAAGTGCTCGATCATTGGCCAGTGCCTGGACATCGGCGGCGGCGATATCGACATCACCCGCCGTGAGCACAGTTTCAATCCGCGCGTCGGCTTTGCGGTGAAGCCGTATGACTGGATGCAGCTCTACACCAGTTGGTCGCGGACCACGCGGGCGCCGCGGGTGCAGGAAATGTTCTTTGAAAAAGTCCCGCTCGAAGCCGATGCCAGCGATGCCGACGGCGTAGGGGCCAACCCGTTCCTGCGTCAGGAGCGGTCCACCAACTATGAATTCGGCGTCAACTTCAGCCGTGCCGGATTGCTCAGCGATTCGGACTACGGGCAACTGAAGATCAACCGCTTCATCAGCAAGATCGACGGCTATATCACCCCGCAGTCTTTCGACATTGTCGATGACGAGGGCGAGTACTCGGCGAAGATGAACTGGGTCAACTGGCCCGAACAAGTGCGCATGGATGGCTACGAGGTGGAGGGGCGCTACGACGTCGGCTTCTTCTATACCAACCTGTCCTGGACTCGCGCCACCACCAAGGCGCCGACCACCTCCGGCATCGAGCTTGAAGACATCAGCAGCCAGCCGGACCGCTACTGGACCCTGGATGTTGGTACGCGCTGGTTCGACGAGCGCCTCGTGCTCGGCGCGCGCGGTGAGTACTCGGGCTCGGCCGAAGAAAGCTGGGACTGGTACGAAACCAAGAAGACGCCTTCGACCGGCGTGCTCTGGGATGTGTACGGCAGCCTGCAGGTGCAGAAGAACCTGAGTGTGTTCTTCAACGTCGAGAACGTCGCCAACAAGGTCTATAGCTACAACGCCTCGGTGGACTCGATCATGTCCGCCTCTCTGGACCGTGGCACCGGTCGCGGTCGTACCGCTTCGGTCGGCGTCACCTTCGAGTACTGAGTGGCGCAGGCCGGGGAGCTTTAAATGTACAAGCAAGGATTTGCAGCGCTGTGCCTGGCACTGCTGATGGGCTGCGCCAGCGTCAACACTGCGCCACAGGGGTCGGTCTACACCTCGATGGAGGCGAACATCCCGCAGTGGGGCGCGATCGTCGAACTTGGCAGTGGCCGCCAGATCAGTGCGGATGAGCTGCTCGATGCGCTGGCGCCGGCCAGTACGCTGATGGTCGGCGAGGTGCATGACAACCTGGCCCATCATTTGATCGAGCAATGGCTGGTCACCCGCCTGGCCGAGCGCCGAGCCCAGGGCGCGGTGGTGCTGGAGATGCTCGACAGTGACCAG
It encodes:
- a CDS encoding TonB-dependent receptor, with protein sequence MKSTQPAAVQRLQHNNTSNAVKVARGALTALALAGGLAGGSVAVASEVKATQQANARKHYEIPSGPLAPALNQLAGATGIMLTYAPELSENRSTQGLNGDYTLKEAFDLLLMGTGLWIERLKDRTYVLRVNEQRSDALEVAPTMVGALAERPGAIQSSREAHPERQDLNSLVRSMPGTYTMHSRSQPGVSVNIRGLSGLGRVNTMIDGVTQTFRNNAGHGSGGPMAFVDPNLLAGVDVQRGSVDGAEGANTLGGTANFRTFDIDDIVKPDHRVGFRSTYRTGNNGYGNTRMFAAGARTQPEDVEGVYGIVAAVSSTQTGEYETSSGQTNEYDTTKQNPRSGLLKLRLQPNDMHRLDLSGVKYRNEFYHNYPWQLDNETYRAKYAYTPYSEWVNLTANAYQNKTELEYPPVEDSSYIGRKTSDDAHGFDFTNVSRFNLGLVEASWSNGARYYTDDFVAKTPEKRGANPEGKQATHSVFSTLELNYDIYALTLAGHYDGYKVSGHVPKCSIIGQCLDIGGGDIDITRREHSFNPRVGFAVKPYDWMQLYTSWSRTTRAPRVQEMFFEKVPLEADASDADGVGANPFLRQERSTNYEFGVNFSRAGLLSDSDYGQLKINRFISKIDGYITPQSFDIVDDEGEYSAKMNWVNWPEQVRMDGYEVEGRYDVGFFYTNLSWTRATTKAPTTSGIELEDISSQPDRYWTLDVGTRWFDERLVLGARGEYSGSAEESWDWYETKKTPSTGVLWDVYGSLQVQKNLSVFFNVENVANKVYSYNASVDSIMSASLDRGTGRGRTASVGVTFEY
- a CDS encoding class I SAM-dependent methyltransferase, which produces MDKEMDIARTDRPANWQVYYDHHKDRPASALLRSALPLISTGELSGHAVDLGCGAGNDSRYLLEAGWRVLAIDREESAINRVATLCEGFPKGQLHTRVQAFESLAPLPQSSLVFAGMALPFCHPEHFTALWANVLSALEPGAVFAGNLFGDRDSWSGRAFMNFHTEAQARALFEGLELQFFHVHEEDGPCMQGFKHWHRFDFIAKKPESSVTVQGFGAGR